The DNA window TCTTTGTTATTGTGCCAGAATGAGCAGCTGGAGTCAGAGCAGAACAAACACCAAGACTGATCATTAAGTCCAAAGTCAGACTTGTCATAACCATCATGGTTGTAATCATCATCATCGCCCCGCAttttcctgctgatgctcttgtACGACACTGATATTTCCACCTCACCACTCCACTCCACCTCCCAGTAagagcgtccacacacactctcttcacACAACACTTGCTGCAGAGTATCAAATCTGTCAGGGTGATCGGGATACTGCTGGTCTGTGTCAGTGTAAATAATTACTCTGTTCCCTTTAGACAGATGGAGGTTTTTATGAACGgtgtttgaatccactgtgaacTTGAAGAAAtctgataaaaacaaaatgcagtctaatgaaatataaataggaAATctcaataaaaacataaacaaagttGCTGTGAGCAATGTTCCCTCTCATCTTTTTTTTCTGGCTGAGCAAAACCTTTCACTATAGGGTGGACATTCCAAAAACATCCAGACCAGTACAAattgttttttaacttttaactttaatgGGCAGTTTATATTTGCTTTGTACCTTAATGTAACCAAAAGATGTACATTTTATGTTACctgagaaaacattttttacagtataaatataaatacactgtCATTAACTTGTCATtcaagtttgggatcagtaacatttttcaaatatgtttcttatgctcatcaaggctgtatctatttgatcaaaatactgaatattatttcacaaaataatattatgaaatataattttcatttaaaataaaaaatatatattttaatatactttaaaatataatttattcctgtgaggcaAAGACTgtcttccgtgtcacatgattgttcagaaatcattttaatatgctgatttataatcaatgttggagaacagttgtgctgcttaatattttttgggacCAGTGATACTTTTTCCAggattctaaaataaaaaagaacagtgtTCGTTCAAAATAGAAATGTTGTGTTACAATATAtactgctgaaatttcagctttgcttcacaagaataaattatattttaaagtatattaaaataggaaaccaatattagaaattagaaattagCATAAGaaagagcataagagactcagtaaaaaaaaaaaagctatcttACTGATGCCAAACTTTTAAGCAGaagtgtataatataatataatatgaaaaaattaaGCAGATAATGCTCATACATTATTTATTAGGTTTATAATATAGgccttaatataatttaatataacctGATTTCTTATAGTTATCTAAACATCATCAGATGTTTCCACCACTCTTCTTTAATAcacaaggttttattttatttttttatgtccttgCATTTGCATTGGCTCTCGTGTTGAGCTATTTTATCTGAAACCATTGAAGTATTAGATTTCTACAGCGACTGAATTGGTGCACATCATTCTCTTTCTATTAACTTTTTCTATTTCCCAGATCATTACAGTTTTTTCACTTGATTTAAATCAAAATGCTTTCTCAACTGATTTTTACATGTGCACGGCATGTACATCTGCGCGGGTGAGGCTTAGAGGTGGCTGTGAGCATTGTTAGGTATCTTGCAAACTTTTCCTGTTCACTAACCACATGCTTTCTCTGTAAACTGCATCAAAACACACGTTTGAAGTGTTTTGATCTGCTAAAAAGCACAGCTCACAGTCATTTGTGGTTACAATTTACAGCATGTGTGGTATTTAAAAGAACAATcacttacagcacctttaaaattgATTGAAAAACATTTTGACTGACTACTGATATCAGATGATGAAATTCTCATCATGGCAAATCTTGAAGATCAGTATCTGAATGTAAAGAAGTGTGTTTTGTGAGTGCGTGCTTGCTTGTTTGCTTAGTAACTTACACTGTAGAAACTCGTCCCTTGTCTTGCATTCAGGGATGGGGATAATCTCAATATATTTTGCTATGggaattaaaacatatttagtttgataataagatatatatttttaaagggatagttcacccaaaaatgaaaattctgtcagttgTGCAGAGGAAAGTTTGTTTACGTGCATCATGGTACTCTAAATAATGgcataattgttgaataaagtaattaattttgttttctttacacagGAAAAGTATTCACGTAGCCTTGAAAATTACAggtaaaccactgatgtcacaaaGACTATTTTATggatgtccttactacatttctggacctgggaTCATTTCAGTTGCATTACTGGCTATGCAGtttcagagagctctcggatttaaccagaaatatttgaatttgtgttccgaagatgaacgaaggtcttacaggtttggaacgacatgagggtgagatgacagaatgttcatttttgggtaaactacccttttaatatattttgtattgctaCAGTACATGATGCATAGTCTTAGCCTCAGACTGCAGAGTTTGAACCAGTGACAGCCGACATGAGGCAGGTGTGCTAACAACAGGGATGCTAAAgactgaatgacagaacctaatgatgccatgtagacagagaagagaagtggtccaagaactgagccctacCACTGTGACTACTACACTACTGTGCCATTATCTAAATAAGTTTCTACTTTATTGCTCACAGGTCTATAATTATGGTCATGATCTTTATATTTTATGCTGGACACTTATCATATATTGTTGTGGTCAGATTAAGGCACAGAATGAACCAGACTTTATGTGAAAGTCTTGCTTTCATTAGATTGTGTAATGCATTGCTTATTTTTGAAAGTAAATTAATGGTCAATGCTTTACCTATTTTATGAATCTTTTGTATTTTCTCTCTGCAGAAATGATCCAGTTCTTCTCTTAGATGAGAGACAGACTTTTCAACATCATCAAAAGTGCAATGAGAACTGTAAGTGATGTTGACTGAGTCTGTAGATCcaggagggacagagagagactggaaactctacacagacacaaaacacaaTAGAAACAAGAGATATAGATACATTGATAAAACATGCTCTGCTCTTCCTAAAGACCACTGTTCTGTTTGTCAGATCTCTGTTACCTGGAGGAAATGGATGTGAAGGTCTGTGTGTGAAAGCTTGTCCAcctcagcgtctctcctcctcaggTCTTCAATCTCTTGCTCCAGTCGCTTCAGTtgttcttcagctcgactcactgcagtcttttcctgatctctgatcagctgTGTCAcctcagagcggcttctctcaatggagcggatcagctcagtaaagatcctctcagtgtcctccactgctgtctgtgcagagcgctgttaggacacacagagagagaagcatCAGAATCAGTCCATTCACTCAGCTCTTACTGCTGCCTCACACAGTCTGTTCCCCACAGTGGGTTCACTGGGACTGAAGGAGCTCCAGCACTGGATCTTCACTGACTGACTGGAGGAGAGTCCTAACTGAGTCTCAAACAGATCTTCTTCAGCAGACAGCAGTTGTTCTTCTGCTCAAAACTCACCTTGTAAGACTCTACAGATTCACTCAGCTCCTCAAGCTCCGTCTCTCTCTCCTGGATTCTCTTCTGGAATTTTCTTTGCATCTCTTCCAATTGTGTCTGCaggaaaaaacaaaataatctcaAATATGATACTTGAAACTGTATGCAACAAAGAATCATGAGATCTCAGCATGAATTGTTTTCAAAGTAGT is part of the Carassius auratus strain Wakin chromosome 27, ASM336829v1, whole genome shotgun sequence genome and encodes:
- the LOC113045052 gene encoding tripartite motif-containing protein 16-like, whose amino-acid sequence is MAESSVPLAQNQFNCSICLNQLTDPVVIPCGHRYCRSCITGCWDQDDQKRDYSCPQCRQTFTPRPVLGENTILIKVEDNLRKRKLEAAQLDHCELGDVECDVCTGEKNKAIKSCLVCLNSYCQNHFERHEEFHPGKRHKVTNATRRLQEMICPQHDKLLEIFCRTDQHCICYLCMLDEHKNHDHVSAAAERTEKQTQLEEMQRKFQKRIQERETELEELSESVESYKRSAQTAVEDTERIFTELIRSIERSRSEVTQLIRDQEKTAVSRAEEQLKRLEQEIEDLRRRDAEVDKLSHTDLHIHFLQSFQSLSVPPGSTDSVNITYSSHCTFDDVEKSVSHLREELDHFCREKIQKIHKIAKYIEIIPIPECKTRDEFLQYFFKFTVDSNTVHKNLHLSKGNRVIIYTDTDQQYPDHPDRFDTLQQVLCEESVCGRSYWEVEWSGEVEISVSYKSISRKMRGDDDDYNHDGYDKSDFGLNDQSWCLFCSDSSCSFWHNNKETKLPEVSRSSRIGVYVDHGAGTLSFYSVSDTMTLIHRVQATFTQPLYPGFGVYSVSVVQLVSK